DNA sequence from the Pedobacter sp. W3I1 genome:
ATCAGCTGATCGTTATCTAACTCTACCAATTTATGTTCCAAATCATTATCAGGATAATTACCCCGGTTAAATTGACCTATTCCAAAACGTGATGAACTTAAGGTTAAGGTTGCGTCGGCAACGTCTATTACATAATAGTATTCTTCTGATTTAGCTGCGCTGAAAATGCTTGCCGGTTTGGTAGGATCCGCTGGCTTAACCTCAACAGGCTTAGCTACAGGAGCAGGCTCTGCTGATTTTACAGTGGCATTATCGGTTACTAAAGGTTTTGTTGGAACGGCAATTGGCGTAGCCTGGCTCACAAAACGTGGTGCATTGGCATCAAAATCGACAAGGGCAACCGGCCTTTGTTTAAATTCCTCGAGGTTTGCTTCAATGTATTTTAAATGATCGCGTACCAGTGGAGTAATAATTTTATCGTTTGGATAAAGTGTGGTAATCTGGTTAAATTCGGTAAGAAGGGAATCAACCTTTGCTGTACGGCCAATAGCAATTGCTTTTAAATAGGCATACTGGGGTGCCAGATCATTATTAGGGAAAGCAGTAATGTTATCGTTAGCCTGTTTTACCACATTTGCATAATCTTTTTTCGCATAGGCATCAAAGGCTACATTGTAATTGTTGATGGCAATGTTCTCCATTTCAGTTTGTTTAGCCGAATAGGATGGATCCAAAATGTTTCTGGCAAAATTAGATTCCGGGAATTTCGTAAGCACCAACTGTTTGTACTGATCTGATTTTGTCTCATCAGCACTTTTATAATTAAGGTATAAACTGTAGTAAATGGCAGCTAAATGATTATTGTCAGGATATCTTTTAATCAATTCCAGGTATATCTTGTTTGCTTCTGGTTTATCGTTCAGTTCCTGTTGATAAAAACTGGCAATTTCGAAATAAGCATCAATAATTTTCTGATCAGATGTTGCTAATAAAGCCGGAGTAGTAGGCAGGCCATCTAAAAACTGTTTTTCTAACGAAGTTTGATCCTGTGCAGTCTGATTGGTTTCTCCATTTGCGGGCTTTATTTCTGTGGCTACATTTCCACCAGCCAGAACCTGATTGGTTTCCTGAGCAGAAGACCGGGTGCTTTGCCTCCAGTTATCTTCCAGCTGCCTGTTGCCCCAACGTTTCTTAAAATCTCCAAAGCCATTGCTTATTGCAGCATTATTGTTAAAATAAAAGGTATTTCCGGCAATTTTGTTCGAAGCATTTAACGATTGATTAGGGAAATCGGGGTCGTTTAAATACTGGTTGCTGATTACTCCTCCAGTATTGCTCACCTCAACTTTCGGTGTTAAATAAGCTTTAACCTTAGCCTCACGCTCGCCTGCCGGAAGTTTAGCAATAGCCTGGGCAGTGTCTTCTTTAGCAATAAGGGTGTACCTATCGGTTAAATATTTCAGGTTATCGGCCTTCTTAACAATGTTGTCGTAATCAGGAAAGTTTTTAGGTAAAATCATTACCGTACTATCGTAGTACAGTTTTGCTTTGATGTAGTTATTAAACTCTTTAAAGTTTAAATCAGCAATTCTTAAATAAGATAATGCCTTTTGATTTTGGTTTCTTGTGCTTTTTAAAATCGATTTATGGTAATTCTCTTCAGCTTTTACAAAGTTTCCTTCAGCAGAGAAAAGCTCTCCAACCTGGTAATAGATCTGATCGGTATAATCGAAATTTTTATCATCTTTTAACAAAGCCAGAAGCTGTTCTTCCTTGTTCAGTTTTACGCCGCTTAACAATGCACGTAGTTTAATGCGGTTTAAATTGGCATGAAAATACATTTCGAAAGGGGCGTTGCTTTTTTCTACTTTGGTAAAGTTAGCATAGGCATCCTGAAGATTCTTTTCTTTTTCCTGCAACTGCGCAAGGATAAAACGCCAGCGTATACGAAGCTGTTTTTCGGCTGGGAGTGCAATTGCCGATTCTAAAAACAGGATGGCTTCCTTATAACGTTTCTGATAAATGCGCATCTGAGCGGCAGTAGCCAAAGGCTCTGCCAGGTCTTTTTTTAATTGATCAGAAGCGCGTAACATGGTGTCGATGATTTTATCGGCAAGTACCATATTGTTTAATTGCATTTGGCTACGTGCTTTCCAGTTCATGGCCATAATGAAAGTTTTCAGGACGCTGTTATAGGTTTTTGCCGTATAATCAAAGTATTCTGAAGCAATAAAATAGTTGCTTTTTAAGTAATTTGCCCTGCCTAAAAGCATATAGGCATCATCAATATAATTACTAAAACTTTTATCGTTGATAACGGTTTGTCCTTTCGTAATTACATCATCAAGCTGTTTATTGGCTATTCCTGGTGTAAGCACCAAATTCACCTGAGGCTCAGGATCGAGGTAAACGGGCAGGGTTTTTTCATAATTATCTGCATAACTTTGCAGTAGGCTTTCATTGTATTCCGTTAGTAAAACATTGGAGTTGTAGATATAGTTATACCTTGCCGTTAAGTTCTGAAACCTACGATCTACTGCTGTATCTTTATTTGCGACACAGCCATATATAAGGAGGACACTAAAAAAGATGAAGAAGGGATTTAAGTGTTTGTTAGCGTAATTTTTCAAGTATGATAAATCTCTTAGTGGATGTACAATAAACAATATATGTAGAAAAATATTTTATTTGGCAACAAATTTTAATTATTCAAAGTTAATTTAATTATTGCATTAAAAAATGGAAAATCCGAAAGAAGAAGATACTAAGAAAAAGGTAAATGCAGCCGCTAAATATTCTGCTATTGGCTTCCAAATGATTGCTACCATTGGTTTGCTTACTTTTGTAGGGTACAAGATCGATGAGCACAGAAACAGTAAAACTAACTTAATTACTGCTGCTTTTGCTTTGGCAGGGGTGGGGATTGCATTATATCAGGCGATTAGGCAGGCCACTAAGCTGTAAGTTTTCAATTGGCAGTTTTCAATTTTCAGTTCCAAACTAACTATGAAACAATTCTTCAATTAACCGATTAACCAGTTCAAACAGTTAACCAGTAAGCCATCCTTACAATATTTCTCTCCTGCACTACTTACTTGATACTAAAAACCTTATCTTTGCAAAAGTTTTTATCTGCTAAGAAATTATACATTGACTCTAGCCAAATTTACCAGTATCTATTTCATTTTCGTAGGCCTATTAATAGGTGTAATTGCCGTTTTACCTGTCGTATTTCCTGATACACAATTGTTCGTAAATAACTTTTGGGTGATGTTTGGCTTTTTGGCCGGTATCACTTATGTGGCTTATATGTTAGTTGATATTGGTGTAAAACGTGATCCTGAAGTTGGTATTATGGCGATTATGGGATCAATTGCAGTGAAGATGATTTTTTGTATGGCTTTTGTATTGATTTACAGTATAAAAGCGAAGGGAATTGGGCTTGTATTTCTGCTTAATTTTTTTTCTTTATATTTATTGTTTACGGCCTTTGAAATTTACTGTTTGTTACGTAACTTGCGCCACCAAAATTTAAAGTAAAAAACTGCCAATAAATGGATTGTAACCGAGTTTTTGTGTCTAAAGTTAAAAGGCTAACTATTGTTTTTGCGCTTTTAATCGCGTTTTTATCTATCAAAATTGATACTTTCGCTCAGGTTGATAGCGCTGTTGTTCCTGTTGATAGTGTTGTGGCCGGATCTGCCGAAGCCGTTTCTGGTGAGCATGGTGCTGCTAAACATGGTGAAGAAAAATTCGAGCCAACTAAAGTGATCATGGAGCACATTGCCGATTCTCATATGTGGCACCTTTGGGGACATACTTCATTACCTCTTCCGGTAATTTTATATACCGCTAACGGTTTAGAGTTTTTCTCTTCTGGTCATTTCCATCATGGTAAACAAGATTATAACGGTAAATACAATAACTATCGTTTAGAGGAAGACCATATTAAAGTGGTTGGCGCTGATGGAAAAATCGACGAGGAAGCAAGTAAATCTGTTTTAGATTTCTCAATTACTAAAAACGTTGCAGCAATGTTCGTTGCTATTTTTGTAATACTTGTAATATTTATTTCAGTGGCAGCTTCCTATCGTAAACGTGTAGGTAAAGCACCAAAAGGTTTACAATCTTTTGTAGAACCAATTATTGTTTTTGTAAGAGACGATATTGCTAAACCGAACATCGGTCATAAATACGCTAAGTTTATGCCTTATTTGTTGACTACGTTTTTCTTCATTTTATTCAACAACTTATTTGGTTTGATTCCAATTTTCCCAGGTGGCGCTAACGTTACGGGTAACATTGCGCTTACTTTTGTAATGGCACTTGGAACTTTAATCATCGTTAATATTAATGGTAACAAATATTACTGGAAACACATTTTTAAACCAGATGTTCCTTTTTGGTTATATCCGATTATGATCCCTGTTGAATTAATTGGTATCATTTCCAAGCCATTTGCTTTAATGGTTCGTTTATTCGCAAACATAACCGCAGGCCACATTATCGTATTAAGTTTAATATCCTTAATTTTTATTTTCGAAACATTGGCTATTGCGCCGGTTTCTGTCGCATTCGTTTTATTTATGGATGTGTTAGAGTTACTGGTAGCATTTTTACAAGCCTTTATTTTTACATTATTAACTGCCTTGTTTATAGGTATGGCAGTAGAAGAGCATCATTAACAGAAAACTATTTTTTACAAATTAATATAAATTAAATTAGTTATGGTAGGTTCAATCGCGGCAATTGGTGCCGGTTTAGCAGTAATCGGTGCAGGTATCGGTATCGGTCAAGTAGGTGGTAAAGCAATGGAAGGTATTGCTCGTCAACCAGAGGCTGCATCAAAAATTCAGACTGCAATGATTATCGCTGCTGCCCTTATTGAGGGTGCTGCTTTATTCGGTGTAGTAGTTGCATTATTAGGCTTAAACGGTTAATAATCACTGAAGAAATTAGGTTGGGTATTTAACGATTGGTTATTTACCCAGCCCTATTAAAAAGATTATTTTTAAAATTAGATAAAATGGAATTAGTAACCCCAAGCATAGGATTGGTTTTTTGGACATCATTGGCATTCATCTGCTTATTGATATTACTTAGAAAATTTGCATGGAAACCTATTTTAGGTGCTATTCACGAACGTGAGCAAAGCATTGATGAGGCACTTAACAAAGCTGAATTGGCCAAACAAGAAATGGCTCGTTTAACCAGCCAGAATCAAGATTTGATGCAGCAAGCTCGTGCAGAACGTGATGAAATTTTGAAGGAAGCTAAAACCTTAAAAGATGGTATCTTAAACGAAGCTAAAAAACAAGCTCAGGTTGAAGGTGCTAAATTGATCGAGAAAGCTAAAATCGAAATCGAGAACCAAAAGAAAGCAGCTTTGGCTGAAGTTAAAGACCAGGTTTCTTCTTTATCGTTAGAGATTGCAGAACGTGTTTTACGTACTCAATTAGATGATAAAACTAAACAAGAAACGCTAGTAGCTAACTTGTTAAAAGACGTTGAATTAAACTAAGCGTATTGCGTAAAGCGATAAGTGTGTTAAACGCCAGCCGCTAAACGCCAACCCAAAAGATATGTCAGAAATTAAAGTTGCAAGCAGATACGCCAAATCATTAATAGACTTAGCCGTTGAAAACAACGACTTAGAAACTTCTTATAATGATATGGTTTTGTTTAAAAAAGTGGTTGATGAAACCCCTGAACTAGAAGCAATATTAAAAAACCCGATTGTACCTTTAGATAAAAAGACTGGTATTTTGAACGGTATTTTTGCTGATAAAGTAAGTAAACTAACCATCTCGTTTTTCAAGATTGTGGTGAGCAAAGGTCGTTCGGCGATTTTATTTGCTACAGCAAAACAGTTTATACAACAATATAACTTAATTAAAGGTATTGTTACTGCTGACGTAACGACTGCAAGTGCATTAAGCCCTGCAGCTAAAGAGCAGATTGTTGCGATTGTAAAAAGAGAATTAAACGCCAACCAGGTTATTGTTAACGAGAAAATTAATGAGAAATTAATTGGTGGTTTTATATTAAAAGTTGGCGATAAGCAATTTGATGCAAGTATTGCCAGCGGTTTAAGTAAACTTAAAAAAGAATTTGCGCAGTAAGCGCGGAGTTATAAGCTATTGCTAGGCATAGGCGACTAAAACGCCAACCGCCCTGCGCTATGCACAAAACAAAAATTGCGATAAGCGGATGGCGAATAAATGCCAGGCGCCTTGCGCTAAGCACTAAACATTTACAAAAAGATATAAAGTAAAATTATGGTAGAGGTAAGACCAGACGAAGTATCGGCAATTATCAGACAGCAATTGGCGGGCTTCAAATCAGAAACCGAACTGGAAGAAGTTGGTACCGTGCTGCAAGTGGGCGATGGTATTGCCCGTGTTTACGGTTTAACTAAAGTTCAATCGGGAGAATTAGTTGAATTTGCAAACGGCCTGCAAGGTATTGTATTAAACCTTGAAGAAGATAACGTTGGTGTGGTACTTTTGGGTGCTTCTGACGAGATCAAAGAAGGTGATACGATTAAACGTACAAAAAAAATTGCCTCTATTAAAGTTGGTGAAGGTATGCTTGGGCGCGTAGTGAACACTTTAGGTGAGCCTTTAGATGGTAAAGGACCAATCTTAGGTGAAACTTACGAGATGCCTTTAGAGCGTAAAGCACCAGGTGTAATTTATCGTCAACCGGTAAATGAGCCTTTACAAACTGGTATTAAAGCAATCGATGCAATGATTCCAATCGGTCGTGGTCAACGTGAGTTGGTTATTGGCGATCGTCAGATTGGTAAAACTGCTGTTTGTATCGATACCATTATTAACCAAAAAGAATTTTATGAAGCAGGCCAGCCTGTGTTCTGTATTTATGTTGCTATCGGTCAGAAAAACTCTACTGTAGCTAACATTGTACGTACATTAGAAGAAAACGGCGCTTTACCATATACAGTTGTTGTTGCTGCTTCGGCTGCAGATCCTGCTCCAATGCAGTTTTATGCTCCGTTTGCAGGTGCTGCAATTGGCGAGTTTTTCCGTGATACAGGTAGACCAGCTTTAATTGTTTATGATGATTTATCTAAACAAGCTGTTGCTTACCGTGAAGTATCTTTATTACTTCGTCGTCCACCGGGCCGTGAAGCTTATCCAGGTGACGTTTTCTACTTACACAGTCGTTTGTTAGAAAGAGCTGCGAAAATCAACTCTAATGATGATATCGCTAAAGCAATGAACGATCTACCTGAATCTATCAGACATATCGTTAAAGGTGGTGGTTCATTAACTGCATTACCAATTATCGAAACTCAGGCAGGTGACGTATCAGCATATATCCCAACCAACGTAATCTCGATTACTGATGGTCAGATCTTCTTAGAGTCGAACTTGTTCAACTCAGGTATCCGTCCGGCAATTAACGTAGGTATCTCGGTATCACGTGTAGGTGGTAATGCGCAGATCAAATCGATGAAAAAAGTAGCAGGTACATTAAAATTAGACCAGGCTCAATACCGTGAGTTAGAGGCTTTCTCTAAATTCGGTTCTGATTTAGATGCTGCAACGAAATCGGTTTTAGATAAGGGTGCACGTAACGTACAAATGTTAAAACAAGCTCAGTTTACTCCTTTTACAGTTGAAAAACAAGTGGCTATTGTTTATGCAGGTACTAAAAACTTAATGCGTAGCGTACCGGTTGATAAAGTAAAAGAATTCGAAACTGAATATTTAACTCAATTGGAAATGCGTCATCCAGAAACTTTAGCGGCATTAAAAGCTGGTAAATTTGATGATACCATTACTGGCGTTTTAGATACAGTAGCAAAAGAGATTTCAAGTAAATACTAATTAGATACAAGTAGCGGGTATCAAGTATCAATATAGGTGAACAACCCAATCTTGGTACTTGATACTTAATACTCGATACTTAAAAAATGGCTAATTTAAAAGAAGTAAGAAACCGGATTGCATCGGTACAATCAACACAGCAGATTACCAAAGCTATGAAAATGGTTTCGGCTGCCAAGTTGAAACGTGCTACCAATGCAATTATCGCTTTACGTCCTTATGCAACTAAACTGAAAGAGATTTTAAGTAATCTATCAGCAAGTTTAGAAGGGTCTTCATCGCCTTTTATACAAGAGCGTGAACCTAATAAGGTTTTAATTGTAACAGTATCATCTAACCGTGGTTTGGCTGGTGCTTTTAACATGAACGTGATTAAAGCGGCCAACAATTTAATTGCTGAGAAATATAGCGAACAGTTGAAAAACGGTAATGTAAGTATTATTTCTATCGGTAAGAAAACTCAGGATTTTTACGAAAAACGTAATTATAACGTAATCGGTAATAATAATGAAGTGTATGCTGCTTTAACTTTCGAAAACGTAACCAAAATTACCGATGCCATTATGGCCGGTTTTATTAAAGGTGAGTTTGATAAAGTGGAGGTTGTTTACAATCGTTTTAAAAATGCAGCCGTTCAATTTATTACTACTGAGCAGTTGTTGCCTTTACCAAAAGCAGAAGAAACAAAGGTTGAAACTAAAACCACCAATGTTGATTACATTCTAGAACCTTCGCAGGAAGAGATTGTAGAACAATTGATTCCTAAATCTGTTAAAATTCAGTTATACAAAGCCGTTTTAGATTCTCACGCTTCTGAGCACGGTGCACGTATGACATCAATGGATAAAGCAACTGAAAACGCTGGAGAGTTGTTGAAAGCCTTAAAACTTTCGTACAACCAGGCACGTCAGGCAGCAATTACAACTGAGTTAACTGAGATTGTAAGTGGTGCAGCAGCATTAAACGGATAGTTATTGAGTCTAAAGTCGCAAGTCCTTAGTCCTCAGTCAAATAATAAAAAGCCCATTTCTGAATTGAAATGGGCTTTTTTGTGATCCATTGCTAGCCTAATCCAAAATTATTATGTTCTTTATGGATTGTAATCCAAAATTATTATGTTTTTTATGGATTGTAATCCAAAATTATTATACTTTTGTATTATAATAATTGGCCATGATTATAAGAAAACAGTTGGATTATGCTTTTGCAAGGCTTTTTAAAGGAAAAGCTTTTATCATATTTGGCCCAAGGCAAACAGGCAAAACTACTTTTGTTGAACAATTGTTGGCTAGAGTGGATAAAAAGACTTTATACCTCAATGGAGACGATGCAGATGTGAGGGAAACGCTGGCTAAACCTAACGCCACGCAGATTGCGCAAATGCTTGGTGATTATGAGGTTCTTTTTATAGATGAAGCCCAACGTATAAATGATGTAGGTTTATTGATTAAAATTATTGTAGACCGTTTTAAAAGCGTTCAGGTCATCGCTACAGGTTCATCAGCTTTTGAGTTATCAGGTAAAATTAATGAACCTTTAACGGGACGGAAATACGAGATGATGCTATTGCCTTTTTCATATGCCGAATTGGTAAACGATACCGACTTCCTTACTGAAGAAAGATCACTGGAGCAGCGCTTGATTTACGGTTCTTATCCCGAAATAATTAATGATCCGCATAATGCTGAAGAACATTTAAAACTACTTGCAGATAGTTATTTATATAAAGATCTATTTGCTTTAGAAGAAGTTAAAAAGCCCTTACTGTTCGAAAAAATAGTAAAGGCTTTGGCTTTGCAGATCGGTAGCGAGGTTAATTTCTCTGAACTGGCGCAGCTGGTTAAAGCAGATCAAAAAACGGTAGATAAATACATCAATTTGCTCGAAAAGTCCTTTGTGATTTTTACTTTACCGGCCTTTGCAGGTAATGTGCGAAATGAAATCAAAAAGAATAAGAAAATCTATTTTTATGATACCGGCATTGTAAACGCCATTACGCGGAATTTTAACCCAATAGCTAACAGAAATGATGTTGGTGCATTGTTTGAAAATTATATGATTGCTGAGCGGATAAAGTTTTTGCATCAGCATCAAATGGAAGCAGATTGCTTTTTTTGGCGCACTACACAGCAGCAAGAAATTGATTATATTGAAAAAACGAAAGGGAAATTTTTAGCTGTTGAGTTTAAATGGAGCGAAAGAGGTAAAAATAAAATCCCTGTAACTTTTACGCAAGCTTATCCGGAAGCAGAAACGCTAATCTTATCAAAATCGGAAAGAGGAAGTTTTTTGAATGGTTAATTGTTTTGGCAATGAAACAGAGAAGTCCACTCCTTAAATTGAAGTGGACTTTTTTATTTTATAATGGGTATTAATTATTTTAGTATACTTAGTCTTAAATATCCATTTTCTATTTTCAGCTGTTTTTTATTTTCATCAAAAACATTTAGATTGAATTTAGCTTCTAACAGATAATCTAATTTTCGTTTTTTTAAACTAATAATTTCAAATTTCGAGCCATTTTGATCACTTTGTGTAACAGATGCCTGTTTCCCTAAATCCGATTGACTATATGATTTAAATACTCCTTGTTGGTTGATTAGTGTAAATGCAATTCCAGAAGTAGAATTGCTTCTATAAAACTCAGTTGAATATTTATATAAACCAGGAGAAAATATATTTGTTTTGTTTTTTGGATAATTTAGATGTCCGCCATTATTTTCATTTGTAAATTCTGTTTCATTTTTGTTGTATATTTTTACAAATGAAATTGCAATGTTAGTATAGGGAGCTCTAATGCTATATTCTCTTACAAATAGTAGAGAATCTTTGTCTCCTTCTAATTGATAATTGAAGTTTACTCCAGAGGTAATTTTAAGATTTGATTGTGTCGTATAAGTCCAGTTCTTTTCAATACCAATAGCATTATAGGTTTTTCCATCAATAGAGTACGATGCTGAATCTTTAAGTAATTCTAATGCGTTTTTTGGTTCAATAATCGGGTTATCTTTCTTGCAGGCCGCAAAGAAAAATAGGGCAATAGCTACCCCTAGTAAGTGTTTAAATTTCATAGTAATTGATTTTATTTGTGTGTACCCAAAACTAATAAATTTCTATAACTAAAAAATTAATAGATTAAATTATTCGAGATTTTTTGTTGTGTATTTATCTGATATGATTTAAATGATGTTTAGATGAATGCTGCATTACAGGAGTTTAATATCTTTGAGCCTTAATTCCAAATCATGAAAAAATACCTGTTCATCATTATATCATTTTTGCTACCACTTGTAGCTGCAGCTCAAAATCCAGCGAGAGATTATACCAATGCTGTGCTTTGGCAGCAAACTTCGGGCGAGTATAGGGCCTTATGTTTTCAGGCCTATAACTTTGCCCGTTTATCATTAAAAGAAGCATTATGGGCCGATACCAGCAAAAAGCCAAATTGTGTGATTGTTGATATTGACGAAACCGTGTTAGATAATTCTGCTTTTCAAGGCTATGAAATTAAAAAAGGTTTAAGCTACAATCCTGCAGATTGGACAGAATGGACAAATCTGGCTCAGGCCGATACCGTTCCGGGTGCTTTGGCTTTTTTAAAGTTTGCAGCATCAAAGCATATCGAAATTTTTTATGTGAGTAACCGCGATGAAAAGGATTATGCAGCAACGCTGAAAAACCTGCAGCACTTTGGATTTCCTTTTGCTGATGATGCGCATTTAGTGGTTTCGAAAGGAACCTCCAATAAAGAGCCCCGCCGCCAAAAAATTAATGAAACGCATAATATTCTCCTGTTATGTGGCGATAATTTAAGCGATTTCAGTAATGTTTTTTATCGCGAAAATAAAAATACCTTTGAACAGGTAAACGCAAATCAGAACCTATTTGGAGCAAAGTATATCGTATTACCAAACCCAATGTACGGCGATTGGGAAAAGCCTTTGTATCAGGGAGAAAAACTCAGTGATAAAGATAAAGCAAAACAAAGATTTGAACGATTAAAAAGTTACTAAGTTTTATAATTATTCAGCAATAAGTATTACTTTTGCAGCATCATAAAAATAAACATTATGGAGAACAACGAATTAAAGCACAATACAGAAAGTATGAAAACGGCTAACCAGCCAGGAATTTATAAATTAATGATTTTTGGTGTACTGGTTTGCATGGTGGGTACTTACGCACGTTTCGCTTACGATTCGTGGCAAGTATCTTTAGCATCCTGGATTGTTTTGTTCATCGGTGCAATTATTGCCATTAAAGGGGTATTCAAAATATTAGACGCATAAGTCAATTGCGATCAAGATATAAAAGCCGGTCATATTCATTCATGATCGGCTTTTTTGTTTTTAAACAAACCTATCAGGTTTCAAAAACCTGATAGGTTTAAGTAGAATTAGCGAGTCTTTTTTTTGAAAGCAGTTTCCTGTGGGCATCGGTTCCGAAGCCCTGCCATCCGCTTTACCTCTCTACGTTTGTTGCCCGCTCCTGGCAGGTTTAAGTTACTTAGGCAGACCTTTCTATCCTAAACCCGACAGCCGCGGCAGCTCCCGACTTTTCGTCGTGACTAAAGCAAATGGCGGGGCTGTTGTAACCCAACCGCTTCTGTATTTGCTTTCCAAAAAAAAATAAAATGTTGTTTGGATATTAATAGCTGTTTTGCTGAAAATGTAGCTTTCTTTTTTGAAAAGCAGGTTCCTGTGGGCATCGGTTCCGAAAGCCCTGCCATTCGCTTTACCTCTCTACGTTCGGTGCCCGCTCCTGTCAGGTTTAAGTTACTTAGGCAGACCTTTCTATTCTAAACCCGACAGCCTAATCGCTTTTGTATTTGCTTTCCAAAAAAATAAAAATATTGTTTGGATATTAATAGCTGTTTTGCTGAAAATGTAGCTTTCTTTTTTGAAAAGCAGATTCCTGTGGGCATCGGTTCCGAAAGTCCTGCCATCCGCTTTACCTCTCTACGTTCGGTGCCCGCTCCTGTCAGGTTTAAGTTACTTAGGCAGACCTTTCTATCCTAAACCCGACAGCCGCGGCAGCTCCCGACTTTTCGTCGGGACTAAAGCAAATGGCGGGGCTGTTATAACCCAACCGCTTCTGGATTTGCTTTCCAAAAAAATAAAATGTTGTTTCAGATCTAATGGGCTATTGCTGAA
Encoded proteins:
- a CDS encoding 5'-nucleotidase, lipoprotein e(P4) family; amino-acid sequence: MKKYLFIIISFLLPLVAAAQNPARDYTNAVLWQQTSGEYRALCFQAYNFARLSLKEALWADTSKKPNCVIVDIDETVLDNSAFQGYEIKKGLSYNPADWTEWTNLAQADTVPGALAFLKFAASKHIEIFYVSNRDEKDYAATLKNLQHFGFPFADDAHLVVSKGTSNKEPRRQKINETHNILLLCGDNLSDFSNVFYRENKNTFEQVNANQNLFGAKYIVLPNPMYGDWEKPLYQGEKLSDKDKAKQRFERLKSY
- a CDS encoding ATP-binding protein, with the protein product MIIRKQLDYAFARLFKGKAFIIFGPRQTGKTTFVEQLLARVDKKTLYLNGDDADVRETLAKPNATQIAQMLGDYEVLFIDEAQRINDVGLLIKIIVDRFKSVQVIATGSSAFELSGKINEPLTGRKYEMMLLPFSYAELVNDTDFLTEERSLEQRLIYGSYPEIINDPHNAEEHLKLLADSYLYKDLFALEEVKKPLLFEKIVKALALQIGSEVNFSELAQLVKADQKTVDKYINLLEKSFVIFTLPAFAGNVRNEIKKNKKIYFYDTGIVNAITRNFNPIANRNDVGALFENYMIAERIKFLHQHQMEADCFFWRTTQQQEIDYIEKTKGKFLAVEFKWSERGKNKIPVTFTQAYPEAETLILSKSERGSFLNG